A region from the Streptomyces sp. 3214.6 genome encodes:
- a CDS encoding MFS transporter — protein MSVPSAAPPGQPKKAAMAAWIGSALEYYDFFIYGSAAALIFPKVFFDESDPATATLLSLATFGVAYAARPVGALFLGHFGDRVGRKKIMVFTLILMGVSTFLIGCLPTRAQVGGLAPVLLVLCRVLQGISAAGEQASANSMTLEHAPPHRRGFFTSFTLSGTQGGQLLATLVFLPIAALPEDQLLSWGWRVPFWLSIAVAVVGYVIRRKLAETPAFTAQQATGEVVKLPLAVLLREHWADVLRVIAGALVASVSTIFTVWALAYATSDTVGMSRSSMLWVGALANLVALAAIPLWATLSDRIGRRPVFLIGAAGSAVMMFAYLWAISTGSYPLVLLLGMVTFGVVYSAANGVWPSFYGEMFSTRVRLSGMAIGTQIGFAVAGFAVTFAAQIAGPEGDDWSSVALFTAALCVPPVIAALSARETTKVPTELLGERDAHTAAQPETVTA, from the coding sequence GTGTCCGTCCCCTCCGCCGCACCCCCCGGCCAGCCGAAGAAGGCCGCCATGGCCGCCTGGATCGGCAGCGCCCTGGAGTACTACGACTTCTTCATCTACGGCAGCGCGGCCGCCCTGATCTTCCCGAAGGTCTTCTTCGACGAGTCGGACCCGGCCACCGCGACCCTGCTGTCGCTGGCCACGTTCGGCGTCGCCTACGCGGCCCGGCCCGTCGGCGCGCTCTTCCTCGGACACTTCGGCGACCGGGTGGGCCGTAAGAAGATCATGGTCTTCACGCTCATCCTGATGGGCGTCTCGACGTTCCTCATCGGCTGTCTGCCCACCCGCGCCCAGGTCGGCGGCCTCGCGCCGGTCCTGCTGGTGCTGTGCCGTGTCCTGCAGGGCATCTCCGCGGCCGGCGAGCAGGCCAGCGCCAACTCCATGACGCTGGAACACGCGCCGCCGCACCGGCGGGGCTTCTTCACCAGTTTCACCCTCAGCGGCACCCAGGGCGGTCAGCTCCTCGCCACGCTCGTCTTCCTCCCGATCGCCGCACTGCCCGAGGACCAGCTGCTGTCGTGGGGGTGGCGGGTGCCGTTCTGGCTGAGCATCGCGGTCGCCGTCGTCGGCTACGTCATCCGCCGCAAGCTGGCGGAGACCCCGGCCTTCACCGCCCAGCAGGCCACCGGCGAGGTCGTCAAACTGCCGCTGGCGGTGCTGCTGCGCGAGCACTGGGCGGACGTCCTGCGGGTGATCGCGGGTGCGCTGGTCGCCTCGGTCAGCACCATCTTCACCGTGTGGGCGCTGGCGTACGCGACCAGTGACACGGTCGGCATGAGCCGGTCCTCCATGCTGTGGGTCGGCGCGCTGGCCAATCTGGTCGCGCTGGCGGCCATCCCCCTGTGGGCCACGCTCTCCGACCGCATCGGCCGCCGGCCGGTGTTCCTGATCGGCGCGGCCGGCAGCGCGGTGATGATGTTCGCCTACCTGTGGGCGATCTCCACCGGCTCCTACCCGCTGGTCCTGCTCCTGGGCATGGTCACGTTCGGCGTGGTCTACAGCGCCGCCAACGGGGTGTGGCCCTCCTTCTACGGCGAGATGTTCTCCACCCGCGTCCGACTGTCCGGCATGGCGATCGGCACCCAGATCGGCTTCGCCGTGGCCGGTTTCGCGGTCACCTTCGCCGCGCAGATCGCGGGCCCGGAAGGCGACGACTGGTCCTCGGTGGCCCTCTTCACGGCGGCGCTGTGCGTCCCGCCGGTGATCGCGGCCCTGTCGGCCCGGGAGACCACGAAGGTCCCGACGGAACTGCTGGGCGAGCGGGACGCGCACACGGCGGCACAGCCGGAAACCGTCACCGCCTGA
- the pgi gene encoding glucose-6-phosphate isomerase, whose amino-acid sequence MSDTPSSRLDRRPEWAALEDHRARWQAHLRELFAADPGRAQRYVVRVGDLRIDYSKNLVTDETLALLHELAAATDVFGLRDAMFRGERINLTEDRAVLHTALRAPSGAVVEVDGENVVPQVHAVLDRMSGFAERVRSGEWTGHTGRPIRNVVNIGIGGSDLGPAMAYEALRAYTARELTFRFVSNVDGADLHEALLDLDPAETLFIVASKTFTTIETITNATSARTWLLEGPDGLRDEKAVAKHFVALSTNAEKVADFGIDTANMFEFWDWVGGRYSFDSAIGLSLMIAIGPERFRELLDGFRIVDDHFRTAPAESNAPLILGLLGIWYGNFFDAQSHAVLPYSHYLSKFTAYLQQLDMESNGKSVDREGRPVRWQTGPVVWGTPGTNGQHAYYQLIHQGTKLIPADLLGFARPVDQLSDELKAQHDLLMANLFAQGQALAFGKTAEEVRAEGVAEEQVAHRTFQGNHPTTTILSSELTPSVLGQLIALYEHKVFVQGAVWNIDSFDQWGVELGKVLAKRVEPALTQGAEVPGLDPSTAALVAAYRELKEVVN is encoded by the coding sequence ATGTCTGACACCCCCTCCTCCCGGCTCGACCGGCGGCCCGAGTGGGCCGCCCTGGAGGACCACCGCGCCCGCTGGCAGGCGCACCTGCGGGAGCTGTTCGCGGCGGACCCGGGGCGCGCGCAGCGCTACGTGGTCCGCGTCGGCGACCTGCGCATCGACTACTCCAAGAACCTGGTCACCGACGAGACGCTCGCCCTGCTGCATGAACTCGCCGCCGCCACCGACGTGTTCGGGCTGCGCGACGCCATGTTCCGCGGCGAGCGGATCAACCTCACCGAGGACCGCGCGGTCCTGCACACCGCGCTGCGCGCCCCCTCCGGCGCCGTCGTCGAGGTCGACGGCGAGAACGTCGTCCCCCAGGTGCACGCCGTGCTGGACAGGATGAGCGGCTTCGCCGAGCGCGTCCGCTCCGGCGAGTGGACCGGACACACCGGCCGCCCGATCCGCAATGTCGTCAACATCGGCATCGGCGGCTCCGACCTGGGTCCCGCCATGGCGTACGAGGCCCTGCGGGCGTACACGGCACGGGAGTTGACGTTCCGCTTCGTGTCGAACGTCGACGGCGCCGACCTGCACGAGGCGCTCCTCGACCTGGACCCCGCCGAGACGCTGTTCATCGTCGCCTCCAAGACGTTCACCACGATCGAGACGATCACCAACGCCACCTCGGCCCGGACCTGGCTGCTGGAGGGGCCGGACGGACTCCGCGACGAGAAGGCGGTCGCCAAGCATTTCGTCGCGCTGTCGACCAACGCCGAGAAGGTCGCCGACTTCGGCATCGACACGGCCAACATGTTCGAGTTCTGGGACTGGGTCGGCGGCCGCTACTCCTTCGACTCGGCGATCGGCCTGTCGCTGATGATCGCCATCGGCCCGGAGCGGTTCCGGGAGCTGCTCGACGGGTTCAGGATCGTCGACGACCACTTCCGCACCGCCCCCGCCGAGTCCAACGCCCCGTTGATCCTTGGCCTGTTGGGCATCTGGTACGGCAACTTCTTCGACGCGCAGTCGCATGCCGTACTGCCCTACAGCCACTACCTGTCGAAGTTCACCGCCTATCTCCAGCAGCTCGACATGGAGTCCAACGGCAAGTCGGTGGACCGCGAGGGCCGGCCGGTGCGGTGGCAGACCGGGCCGGTGGTGTGGGGCACCCCGGGCACCAACGGGCAGCACGCCTACTACCAGTTGATCCACCAGGGGACGAAGCTCATCCCGGCCGACCTCCTGGGCTTCGCCCGTCCCGTCGACCAGCTGAGCGACGAACTCAAGGCGCAGCACGACCTGTTGATGGCCAACCTGTTCGCGCAGGGGCAGGCGCTCGCCTTCGGCAAGACCGCCGAGGAGGTCCGGGCGGAGGGCGTCGCGGAGGAACAGGTCGCGCACCGCACCTTCCAGGGCAACCACCCCACGACCACGATCCTCAGCTCCGAGCTGACCCCGTCGGTCCTCGGTCAGCTCATCGCCCTCTACGAACACAAGGTGTTCGTGCAGGGCGCGGTGTGGAACATCGACTCCTTCGACCAGTGGGGCGTGGAGCTGGGCAAGGTCCTCGCCAAGCGCGTCGAACCCGCCCTCACCCAGGGCGCCGAGGTCCCCGGCCTCGATCCCTCCACCGCCGCTCTCGTCGCCGCCTACCGCGAACTGAAAGAAGTAGTGAACTGA
- the gnd gene encoding phosphogluconate dehydrogenase (NAD(+)-dependent, decarboxylating): MQLGLIGLGKMGGNMRERIRRAGHTVVGYDRNPEVSDVKDLAELVDKLEAPRTVWVMVPAGAPTQSVIDELADLLQSGDTVVDGGNSRWTDDEKHAEELGAKGIGFVDAGVSGGVWGLQNGYALMVGGEKEHVDRLQPIFDALKPEGPYGYVHAGRVGAGHFSKMVHNGIEYAMMQAYAEGWELLEKVDSVENVREVFRSWQEGTVIRSWLLDLAVNALDEDVHLDKLRGYAEDSGEGRWTVEAAIDNAVPLPAITASLFARFASRQEDSPQMKMIAALRNQFGGHAVESAK; this comes from the coding sequence ATGCAGCTCGGTCTGATCGGTCTCGGCAAGATGGGCGGCAACATGCGCGAGCGGATCCGCCGCGCCGGCCACACCGTCGTCGGCTACGACCGCAACCCCGAGGTCTCCGACGTCAAGGACCTCGCCGAACTCGTCGACAAGCTCGAAGCCCCCCGCACCGTCTGGGTGATGGTCCCGGCCGGCGCGCCCACCCAGTCCGTCATCGACGAACTCGCCGACCTGCTCCAGAGCGGCGACACCGTCGTCGACGGCGGCAACTCCCGCTGGACGGACGACGAGAAGCACGCCGAGGAGCTCGGAGCCAAGGGCATCGGCTTCGTCGACGCCGGTGTCTCCGGCGGCGTCTGGGGCCTGCAGAACGGCTACGCCCTGATGGTCGGCGGCGAGAAGGAGCACGTCGACCGGCTCCAGCCGATCTTCGACGCGCTCAAGCCCGAGGGCCCGTACGGCTATGTCCACGCGGGCAGGGTCGGCGCCGGGCACTTCTCGAAGATGGTCCACAACGGCATCGAGTACGCCATGATGCAGGCCTACGCCGAGGGCTGGGAGCTGCTGGAGAAGGTGGACTCCGTGGAGAACGTGCGCGAGGTCTTCCGGTCCTGGCAGGAGGGCACGGTCATCCGTTCCTGGCTGCTCGACCTGGCCGTCAACGCCCTCGACGAGGACGTGCACCTGGACAAGCTGCGCGGCTACGCGGAGGACTCCGGCGAGGGGCGGTGGACGGTCGAGGCCGCCATCGACAACGCCGTACCGCTGCCCGCCATCACGGCGTCCCTCTTCGCACGGTTCGCGTCCCGCCAGGAGGACTCGCCGCAGATGAAGATGATCGCGGCGCTGCGCAACCAGTTCGGCGGCCACGCCGTCGAGTCGGCGAAGTAG
- a CDS encoding histidine phosphatase family protein — protein MGDLLLVRHGETEWSVSGQHTSWTDLPLTAHGEEQAKSLAPLLSGRTFSLALTSPLHRAIRTAELAGIAGAGPEADLHEWDYGAYEGVTTVDIHRTRPTWDLWTDGVPPGPQGHPGESPEEIGRRADRVLARVDTALTQGDVVLVAHAHFLRVLTARRLGLPPAEGRLFQLATGTVSRLSTEHERPVIAEWNVRA, from the coding sequence GTGGGGGATCTTCTGCTGGTCCGCCACGGGGAGACGGAGTGGAGCGTGTCGGGACAGCACACCAGCTGGACCGACCTGCCCCTCACCGCGCACGGCGAGGAACAGGCCAAGTCCCTCGCCCCGCTCCTGTCCGGCCGGACCTTCTCGCTCGCCCTGACCAGCCCCCTGCACCGGGCGATACGCACCGCCGAACTCGCCGGCATCGCCGGAGCCGGGCCCGAAGCCGACCTGCACGAGTGGGACTACGGCGCCTACGAGGGCGTCACCACCGTCGACATCCACCGCACCCGCCCCACCTGGGACCTGTGGACGGACGGCGTGCCGCCCGGTCCGCAAGGCCACCCCGGGGAGTCGCCCGAGGAGATCGGGCGACGTGCCGACCGGGTGCTGGCCCGGGTGGACACGGCGCTCACGCAGGGCGACGTCGTCCTCGTCGCCCACGCTCATTTCCTCCGGGTGCTGACGGCCCGTCGGCTCGGACTGCCGCCCGCCGAGGGCCGGTTGTTCCAGCTGGCCACGGGCACGGTCAGCCGGCTCTCCACGGAGCACGAGCGGCCCGTGATCGCCGAATGGAACGTCCGCGCATAG
- a CDS encoding shikimate dehydrogenase codes for MAVVSQDSYLVGLIGSGIGPSLSPALHEREADRQGLRYLYRLLDLDALEVGPEAVGDLVRAARDLGFDGLNITHPCKQLVIPHLDALSAQAEALGAVNTVVFEDGRAVGHNTDVTGFAASFARGLPDVPLERVVQLGAGGAGAAVAHAALTLGAGQVTVVDALPDRAADLAGSLNRHFGPGRAAYATPDRLADLLARADGIVHATPTGMAAHPGLPFPAELLRPRLWVAEVVYRPLETELLRTARALGCATLDGGGMAVFQAADAFRLFTGREPDSARMLADIAELAGAVAAPK; via the coding sequence GTGGCCGTCGTCTCCCAGGACTCGTATCTCGTCGGGCTGATCGGTTCCGGTATCGGCCCGTCGCTCAGCCCGGCGCTGCACGAACGGGAGGCCGACCGGCAGGGGCTGCGGTACCTGTACCGCCTCCTCGACCTCGACGCCCTCGAGGTCGGCCCCGAGGCGGTGGGCGACCTGGTGCGGGCCGCGCGCGACCTCGGCTTCGACGGCCTCAACATCACGCATCCGTGCAAGCAGCTGGTCATCCCGCACCTGGATGCGCTCTCCGCGCAGGCCGAGGCGCTCGGCGCGGTCAACACGGTCGTCTTCGAGGACGGCCGGGCCGTCGGCCACAACACCGACGTAACCGGTTTCGCCGCCTCTTTCGCACGGGGGCTGCCGGACGTCCCGCTGGAGCGGGTCGTGCAGCTGGGTGCGGGCGGCGCCGGCGCGGCCGTCGCGCACGCCGCACTCACCCTCGGCGCCGGACAGGTCACCGTCGTGGACGCGCTGCCCGACCGGGCCGCGGACCTCGCCGGCTCGCTGAACCGCCACTTCGGTCCCGGCCGGGCCGCGTACGCCACCCCGGACCGGCTGGCCGACCTGCTCGCGCGTGCCGACGGCATCGTGCACGCCACCCCCACCGGCATGGCCGCCCACCCCGGCCTGCCCTTCCCCGCGGAGCTGCTGCGCCCCCGCCTGTGGGTCGCCGAGGTCGTCTACCGCCCCCTGGAGACCGAGCTGCTGCGCACCGCCCGAGCCCTGGGCTGCGCCACGCTCGACGGCGGCGGCATGGCCGTCTTCCAGGCCGCGGACGCGTTCCGTCTGTTCACCGGCCGTGAGCCCGACAGCGCCCGCATGCTCGCCGACATCGCCGAGCTGGCCGGCGCCGTCGCCGCCCCGAAGTAA
- a CDS encoding membrane-associated oxidoreductase, whose product MEINDLTPAEQRLWRAFATGATVDLRGDGEEDGPERTVRAAVLRALLLNGPREPGEVAALKLMGAWITGELDLRYATIDSVVRVNHCRFDAVPRLAGAHLNYLNLRDCVLPGLAAARSRIEGSLRLTRCRIEGPVRLGGAQIAGALFVDQADITSTDPAQPALALNQLTLDDDLCARGLRSHGTIRLDGATVAGSIDLEDAQLTNPGAFVLQAEALDVGANLLGRRMRAQGRIDLRGARIPGRVDLLHTSLTNPGGTALRASSCVIGELWLREGTPVEGRLNLRRAEIGQLQLEPEMLPDQVRLLDLTYTFLTPHEPAERRLPMLERDDGTFDPHAYEQLTAAYRRIGDDRAARVVQLAKQRRHRSTLSWYGRLWGHLQDGAVGYGFRPLRAAVWLLSLLAVGSIVYAGHHPPALKAGEAPHFNPVFYTLDLLLPVISFGQEDAFAPTGWYQTLSYVLIVTGWILATTVVAGVTRTVSRQ is encoded by the coding sequence ATGGAGATCAACGATCTGACACCGGCCGAACAGCGACTGTGGCGGGCCTTCGCCACGGGGGCGACCGTGGACCTGCGCGGGGACGGCGAGGAGGACGGCCCCGAACGGACGGTCCGAGCCGCCGTGTTGCGGGCGCTGCTCCTCAACGGGCCACGGGAACCCGGTGAGGTGGCGGCCCTCAAGCTCATGGGGGCATGGATCACCGGTGAGTTGGATCTGCGGTACGCGACCATCGACAGTGTCGTCCGCGTCAATCACTGCCGCTTCGACGCCGTGCCCCGCCTCGCCGGCGCCCACCTCAACTACCTCAATCTGCGCGACTGCGTGCTGCCCGGTCTGGCGGCGGCGCGCAGCCGGATCGAGGGCAGCCTGCGACTGACGCGCTGCCGGATCGAGGGCCCGGTGCGGCTCGGCGGGGCGCAGATCGCCGGAGCCCTCTTCGTGGACCAGGCCGACATCACCTCCACGGATCCCGCGCAACCCGCGCTCGCGCTCAACCAGCTCACCCTCGACGACGACCTGTGCGCCCGTGGTCTGCGCTCCCACGGGACCATCCGGCTCGACGGCGCCACCGTGGCCGGCTCGATCGACCTGGAGGACGCCCAGCTGACCAACCCCGGCGCCTTCGTCCTCCAGGCGGAGGCCCTCGACGTGGGCGCCAACCTGCTGGGCCGGCGGATGCGCGCACAGGGCAGGATCGATCTGCGCGGCGCCCGCATCCCCGGCCGGGTGGACCTGCTGCACACCTCGCTGACCAACCCGGGCGGCACCGCCCTGCGGGCCAGCAGCTGCGTCATAGGCGAGCTCTGGCTGCGCGAGGGCACCCCCGTGGAGGGCAGGCTCAATCTGCGGCGCGCCGAGATAGGCCAGCTCCAGTTGGAGCCCGAGATGCTGCCCGACCAGGTGCGGCTGCTGGACCTCACGTATACCTTCCTCACCCCGCACGAGCCCGCCGAGCGGCGCCTGCCGATGCTGGAACGCGACGACGGCACGTTCGACCCGCACGCCTACGAACAGCTGACGGCCGCCTACCGCCGCATCGGCGACGACCGGGCGGCGCGGGTCGTGCAACTGGCCAAGCAGCGCCGTCACCGCTCCACGCTCTCGTGGTACGGCCGCCTGTGGGGCCACCTCCAGGACGGAGCCGTCGGTTACGGCTTCCGCCCGCTGCGCGCGGCCGTCTGGCTGCTGTCGCTGCTCGCCGTCGGCTCGATCGTCTACGCGGGACACCACCCGCCCGCGCTCAAGGCCGGCGAGGCACCCCACTTCAACCCGGTCTTCTACACCCTCGACCTGCTGCTTCCGGTGATCTCCTTCGGGCAGGAGGACGCGTTCGCGCCGACCGGCTGGTACCAGACGCTGTCCTACGTCCTCATCGTCACCGGCTGGATCCTCGCCACCACGGTCGTCGCCGGTGTGACGAGGACCGTCAGCCGGCAGTAG
- a CDS encoding TetR/AcrR family transcriptional regulator: MTSVDEPVRPAGRSRDAARTQAEILDVATREFARVGYAGARVDDIAALTSTTKRMIYYYFGGKEQLFTAVLERAYGVIREAEQRLDVEHLDPVAAIRRLAELTFDHHEEHPDFIRLVSIENIHEAEHIAASEKLGRIGSPALDVIRRILASGQESGLFTAEVDAVDLHAMISSFCFFRVANRHTFGALFGRDLVDPAQREHYRTMLGDMVIAYLTAERTTGPSAN, from the coding sequence ATGACCAGCGTCGACGAACCGGTACGACCCGCCGGGCGCAGCCGTGACGCCGCCCGCACCCAGGCCGAGATCCTCGACGTGGCCACCCGCGAGTTCGCCCGGGTCGGCTACGCGGGCGCCCGGGTGGACGACATCGCCGCCCTGACCAGCACCACGAAGCGGATGATCTACTACTACTTCGGCGGCAAGGAGCAGCTGTTCACGGCCGTCCTGGAGCGGGCGTACGGCGTGATCCGCGAGGCGGAGCAGCGGCTCGACGTGGAGCACCTCGACCCGGTCGCGGCCATCCGCCGGCTGGCGGAGCTGACCTTCGACCACCACGAGGAGCATCCCGACTTCATCCGGCTGGTGAGCATCGAGAACATCCACGAGGCCGAGCACATCGCCGCCTCCGAGAAGCTCGGGCGGATCGGCTCCCCCGCCCTCGACGTGATCCGCCGCATCCTGGCCTCCGGGCAGGAGTCCGGCCTGTTCACGGCCGAGGTGGACGCCGTCGACCTGCACGCGATGATCAGCTCGTTCTGCTTCTTCCGGGTGGCCAACCGGCACACGTTCGGCGCGCTGTTCGGCCGCGACCTGGTCGACCCGGCCCAGCGCGAGCACTATCGCACCATGCTCGGCGACATGGTGATCGCCTATCTGACGGCGGAGCGGACGACGGGGCCGTCGGCGAACTGA
- a CDS encoding bifunctional sugar phosphate isomerase/epimerase/4-hydroxyphenylpyruvate dioxygenase family protein, whose amino-acid sequence MRTSIATVSLSGSLTEKLTAAAGAGFDGVEIFENDLLASPLTPQEIRARCADLGLTVDLYQPMRDIEAVPAEEFARNLRRARHKFELMGRLGADTVLVCSSVSPQATDDDALAAEQLSRLADLAQDFGIRVAYEALAWGRHVSTYDHAWHIVETAGHPALGTCLDSFHILSRGSDPKAIEDIPGEKIFFLQLADAPLLGMDVLQWSRHHRCFPGQGGFDVAGLVRHVLRTGYEGPLSLEVFNDVFRQAEAGPTAVDARRSLLLLQEELGLTDLPSPAAPTGVAFAELVTHDAEPLTALLGGLGFARTARHRGKPVELWEQGEARILVNTGPAALLHPRLRPSGGTSTDGTALAAIGLESPDPAATARRAEALLAPVLPRRRAAEDAPLDAVAAPDGTELFLCATNRPELPDWRADFEDLPRSPVPAPAPASAARADVRIDHIALTQPWHHFDEAVLFHRGVLGLDARESVDVADPYGLLRSRAVTNADGSVRFPLIVGAAPGDGTAQARHIALATDDVLAAARRVTAAGGRLLRIPANYYDDLAARFAFADGELETYRDLGILYDRDEHGVFRHCYTHTVGRVFFELVQRDGGYQGYGAAGAPVRLAAQHAVR is encoded by the coding sequence GTGCGTACGTCCATAGCAACCGTTTCCCTCAGCGGATCCCTCACCGAGAAGCTCACGGCCGCCGCCGGGGCCGGATTCGACGGCGTGGAGATCTTCGAGAACGACCTGCTCGCCAGCCCCCTCACCCCGCAGGAGATCCGCGCCCGCTGCGCCGACCTCGGCCTGACCGTCGACCTCTACCAGCCGATGCGGGACATCGAGGCCGTCCCCGCCGAGGAGTTCGCCCGCAACCTGCGCCGCGCCCGGCACAAGTTCGAGCTGATGGGCCGGCTCGGCGCGGACACCGTCCTGGTCTGCTCCAGCGTCTCCCCGCAGGCCACGGACGACGACGCCCTCGCCGCCGAGCAGTTGAGCCGACTGGCCGACCTGGCCCAGGACTTCGGCATCCGCGTCGCCTACGAGGCGCTCGCCTGGGGACGGCACGTCAGCACGTACGACCACGCCTGGCACATCGTCGAGACGGCCGGTCACCCGGCGCTCGGCACCTGCCTGGACAGCTTCCACATCCTCTCCCGGGGCAGCGATCCGAAAGCCATCGAGGACATCCCCGGCGAGAAGATCTTCTTCCTCCAACTGGCCGACGCCCCGTTGCTCGGCATGGACGTCCTGCAGTGGAGCCGGCACCACCGCTGTTTCCCCGGCCAGGGCGGATTCGATGTCGCCGGGCTGGTGAGACACGTCCTGCGCACCGGTTACGAGGGACCGCTCTCCCTCGAGGTCTTCAACGACGTCTTCCGGCAGGCCGAGGCCGGCCCCACCGCTGTCGACGCCCGCCGCTCCCTGCTCCTCCTGCAGGAGGAACTCGGTCTCACCGACCTGCCCTCCCCGGCCGCCCCCACCGGCGTCGCCTTCGCCGAACTCGTCACCCACGACGCCGAACCCCTCACCGCCCTGCTCGGCGGGCTCGGCTTCGCCCGCACCGCCCGCCACCGCGGCAAACCGGTCGAGCTGTGGGAGCAGGGCGAGGCCCGCATCCTGGTCAACACCGGCCCGGCCGCCCTCCTCCACCCTCGGCTTCGCCCGAGCGGGGGGACCTCCACCGACGGCACCGCCCTCGCCGCGATCGGCCTGGAGTCACCGGACCCGGCCGCCACCGCGCGCCGCGCCGAGGCCCTGCTCGCCCCCGTGCTGCCCCGCCGCCGCGCCGCCGAGGACGCCCCGCTCGATGCCGTCGCCGCCCCCGACGGCACCGAGCTCTTCCTGTGCGCGACGAACCGGCCCGAACTGCCCGACTGGCGCGCCGACTTCGAAGATCTGCCGCGCAGCCCCGTCCCCGCACCCGCCCCGGCGTCCGCGGCCCGGGCGGACGTCCGCATCGACCACATCGCGCTCACCCAGCCCTGGCACCACTTCGACGAGGCGGTCCTCTTCCACCGCGGTGTCCTCGGCCTCGACGCCCGGGAGAGCGTCGACGTCGCCGACCCCTACGGGCTGCTGCGCAGCCGCGCGGTCACCAACGCCGACGGCAGCGTCCGCTTTCCGCTCATCGTCGGCGCCGCCCCCGGCGACGGCACCGCGCAGGCCCGGCACATCGCGCTGGCCACCGACGACGTGCTCGCCGCGGCCCGCCGCGTCACCGCGGCCGGCGGCCGCCTGCTGCGCATCCCGGCGAACTACTACGACGATCTCGCGGCCCGCTTCGCGTTCGCCGACGGCGAGCTGGAGACCTACCGCGACCTCGGCATCCTCTACGACCGGGACGAGCACGGCGTCTTCAGGCACTGCTACACGCACACCGTCGGCCGCGTCTTCTTCGAACTCGTCCAGCGCGACGGCGGCTACCAGGGGTACGGCGCCGCGGGCGCGCCGGTGCGGCTGGCCGCGCAACACGCCGTGCGCTGA
- the opcA gene encoding glucose-6-phosphate dehydrogenase assembly protein OpcA, producing the protein MKIDLTDTTASKINKALVQGRRAIGTPAVGMVLTMVIVTDEENAYDSIKAAEEASHEHPARTLVVIKRHARTPRDRTASRLDAEVRVGADAGTGETVVLRTYGEVSEHADSVVLPLLLPDAPVVVWWPVDAPENPAKDPLGALAQRRITDLYAVENPLSALEARTRSYAPGDTDLAWTRLTPWRSMLAAALDQARVPIVSGAVEAEADNPAAELLARWLEARLNVTIDRVVTAGPVVTAVRLGTADGDIVIDRPEGPLATLTLPGQPSRTLALKVRATSELIAEELRRLDADEMYAVALRGEAAKETPSHV; encoded by the coding sequence ATGAAGATCGACCTGACCGACACCACGGCAAGCAAGATCAACAAGGCGCTGGTGCAGGGTCGCCGCGCCATCGGCACACCGGCCGTGGGCATGGTCCTGACGATGGTGATCGTCACGGACGAGGAGAACGCCTACGACTCGATCAAGGCGGCCGAGGAGGCGTCGCACGAGCACCCGGCGCGCACCCTGGTCGTCATCAAGCGGCACGCCCGCACCCCGCGCGACCGTACGGCCTCCCGGCTGGACGCCGAGGTCCGGGTGGGCGCCGACGCCGGCACCGGCGAGACGGTGGTCCTGCGGACGTACGGCGAGGTGTCCGAGCACGCCGACTCCGTCGTCCTGCCCCTGCTGCTGCCGGACGCGCCGGTCGTCGTGTGGTGGCCGGTGGACGCGCCGGAGAACCCCGCCAAGGACCCGCTGGGCGCGCTCGCGCAGCGCCGGATCACCGACCTCTACGCCGTCGAGAACCCCCTGTCCGCACTGGAGGCCCGGACGCGCTCCTACGCCCCCGGCGACACCGACCTCGCCTGGACCCGGCTCACGCCGTGGCGCTCGATGCTGGCGGCGGCCCTGGACCAGGCACGCGTGCCGATCGTCTCGGGGGCCGTGGAGGCCGAGGCGGACAACCCCGCCGCGGAGCTGCTGGCCCGCTGGCTGGAGGCGCGGCTGAACGTCACGATCGACCGCGTCGTCACCGCCGGACCGGTCGTCACCGCCGTGCGCCTGGGCACCGCGGACGGCGACATCGTCATCGACCGCCCCGAGGGCCCCCTGGCCACGCTCACCCTGCCCGGCCAGCCCTCGCGCACCCTCGCCCTGAAGGTCCGCGCCACCTCCGAACTCATCGCCGAGGAACTTCGACGCCTCGACGCGGACGAGATGTACGCCGTCGCCCTGCGGGGCGAGGCCGCCAAGGAGACCCCTTCCCATGTCTGA